The genomic interval GACCGCGTGCCGGTCCGCGAAGGCTACCCCGTGAAGGTCGGCGGAGAGGTCGTCGGGCATATCACGAGCGGCACCAGCAGCCCCACCCTGGGCCACCCCATCGCCATGGCGCTCGTTCAGGCCGCGCACGCCAGCACCGACACCTTTGAAGTGGAGGTGCGCGGCAAGGACCACCCCGCCACCCGCATGGACCTGCCGTTCTACAAGAGCAGCTGAACACCCGCAGCGCACCGCACACACCCCTGACCTCAAACCCTGGAGAATGAACGCATGACGAACACCCCCACTGAACTGAAATACGCCGCCTCCCACGAATGGCTCGCCGCGGACGGCACCGTCGGCATCACCGACTTCGCGCAGGATCAGCTTGGTGACGTGGTGTACGTCGAGCTGCCCGAAGTGGGCCGCGTGGTGGAGGCAGGCGAGACGATCGCCGTGGTGGAGAGCGTGAAAACCGCTTCTGACATCTACGCCCCGGCCAGCGGCACCATCATCGCCGTGAACGAGGACCTGAGCGGCAGCCCCGAACTCGTGAACAGCGCCCCTTACGAGGGCGGCTGGCTGTTCAAGCTGGACGTCACCGGCGAAGGCGACCTGATGGACGCCGCCGCGTACGCCAGCGCGAACAACTAAGCAAGTCACGGGGGGCGGACTGCGGACGGGCCAGCGCGGCCCGCACGGCCGCCCCCCGTCATGACCTCCGCCCGCCCCGCCCCTCAGGAGTACTCCATGACCCGTTCCCTGACTGACCTTCTCCAGACCGCTGATTTCACCGACCGTCACATCGGTCCTACCGACGCCGAGCAGGCCCAGATGCTGGCCACGCTGGGCGTGAGCAGCCTGAACGAACTGAGCGACACCACCCTGCCCGAAAGCATCCGCTTTGACGGCGACCTGAACGTGGGTGGCCCCGTTACCGAAGCGCAGGCCCTCGCGGACCTGAAGGCCGTCGCCGCGAAGAACAAGGTGTTCCGCAGCTACATCGGCATGGGTTACCACGGCACCCTCACGCCGGGCGTGATCCTGCGCAACATGCTGGAAAACCCCGGCTGGTACACCGCTTACACCCCCTACCAGGCGGAGATCAGCCAGGGCCGCCTGGAAATGCTGCTGAACTTCCAGCAGACCGTGATGGACCTGACCGCCATGCCCGTGTGCAACGCCAGCCTGCTGGACGAAGCCACCGCCGCGGCCGAAGCCATGACGCTCGCCAAACGCGCCGGGAAGAGCAAGGGCAACACCCTGTACGTCGCGCAGGACGTGCACCCGCAGACCCTGGACGTGATCCGCACCCGCGCCGAGTACTTCGGGTACGACATCGTCACCGGGCCCGCCGACGGCCCCCTGCCGGAGGGGACCTTCGCGGCGCTCGTGCAGACACCCGGTACGTACGGTGACCTGCACGACCTCGCCCCTATCGCCGAGCGCGTACACGATGCGGGCGGCCTGCTGATCGCCGCGACCGACCTGCTCGCCAGCGCCCTCGTGAAACCCGTGGGCGAGATGGGCGCCGACATCGTCATCGGCAGCGCGCAGCGTTTCGGGGTTCCCATGGGTTTCGGCGGGCCGCACGCCGCGTTCCTGGCCTGCAAGAACGACTTTCAGCGCAGCATGCCCGGCCGCGTGATCGGCGTGAGCCGGGACGTCACCGGCCGCCCCGCGCTGCGCATGGCGATGCAGACCCGCGAACAGCACATCCGCCGCGAGAAGGCCACCAGCAACATCTGCACCGCGCAGGCCCTGCTGGCCAACATGGCCGCGGCGTACGCCGTGTATCACGGTCCGGAAGGTATCCGGACGATCGCGCAGCGCGTCCACCGCATGACGGGCATCCTGGCGAAGGCCCTGGGGAACGCGGGACTGAACGTGAACGAAGCGTTCTTCGACACCGTCACCTTTGAGGAAAGCGGCGACACCATCCGCGAGCGCGCCGAGGCGCGCGGGCTGAACTTCCGGTTCGAGAACGGACGCGTTTCCGTCAGCCTGGATGAAACGGTCACCGTGCAGGATCTCGCGGACGTGATCGAGGTCACGACCGGGCAACCGGCAGACGTGCTGGCCCTGGATGCACAGGCCACCGACGGCATTCCGTCCCTCCTCAAGCGCACCTCCGCGTTCCTCACGCATCCTGTATTCAACACGCACCACAGCGAGCACGGCATGCTGCGGTACCTCAAGAGCCTGGAGAACAAGGATTACAGCCTCACGCACGGCATGATTCCCCTGGGCTCCTGCACCATGAAGCTGAACGCCACCACCGAGATGATCCCCGTCACGTGGCCTGAATTCGGCGCGCTGCACCCCTTCGCGCCGGCCGATCAGACCGAAGGGTACGCGCAGATGCTGGGTGAACTCGAAGCGTGGCTGGCGGACATCACCGGCTACGACGCCGTGAGCCTCCAGCCGAACAGCGGCGCGCAGGGCGAGTACGCCGGCCTGCTCGTGATCCGCAAGTACCACGAGGCGCGCGGCGAGGCGCACCGCAACGTCTGCCTGATTCCCGCCAGCGCCCACGGCACCAACCCCGCCAGCGCCGCGATGATGGGCATGCAGGTCGTCGTGGTGAAGACCGACGCGGACGGCAACATCGACATGGACGACCTGAAGGCGCAGGCCGAGAAGCACAGTGCGAACCTGGGCGCACTGATGATCACGTACCCCAGCACGCACGGCGTGTACGAGGAGCGCGTGAAGGAAGCCTGCGACCTGATCCACCAGCACGGCGGACAGGTGTACCTGGACGGCGCGAACATGAACGCCCAGGTGGGCCTCACCAAACCCGGCCTGATCGGCAGTGACGTGTCCCACCTGAACCTGCACAAAACCTTCGCCATCCCCCACGGCGGCGGCGGCCCCGGCATGGGCCCCATCGGGGTCAAGGCGCACCTCGCACCGTTCCTGCCCAACCACGCCGTGCGTCCCACGTCCGATAGCGCCACCGGGGCGGTCAGCGCCGCGCCGTACGGCAGCGCCAGCATCCTCCCGATCAGCTACCTCTACATCCGTCTGCTGGGCGCGCACGGCCTGAAGAAGGCCACGCAGGTGGCGCTGCTGAACGCCAACTACATCGCCCATCACCTGAAGGGCGCGTACCCGGTGCTGTACACCGGCCGGAACGACCGCGTCGCGCACGAGTGCATCATTGACCTGCGGCCCCTCAAGCAGGCCACCGGCGTGACGGAGGAAGACGTCGCCAAGCGCCTCATGGACTACGGCTTCCACGCGCCCACCATGAGCTTCCCGGTGCCCGGCACCCTGATGATCGAACCCACCGAGAGTGAACCCAAAGCGGAACTCGACCGGTTCATCCAGGCGATGCTCGGCATCCGCCGTGAAATTCAGGACGTGCAGGATGAACTCATCACCGCCGCGGACAGCCCGCTGAAGCACGCGCCGCACACCCAGAACGACCTGATCGCCGAGGACTGGACCCGCGCGTACAGCCGCGAAACCGCCGCCTACCCCACCGCCACGCAGAAAACCTGGAAGTACTGGCCGGCCGTGAACCGCGTGGACAACGTGTATGGCGACCGGAACTTCGTGTGCAGCTGCCCGCCCGTGGAGGACTACATCGAGGCGTAATCGCCCACCAGTGCCCACGCCCTGCCTCTCCTGTCCCGGGACAGGAGAGGCTTTTTCTGGCCGGGCGGCCCCACGCCCGCAGGGTGGCGCGCAGCGCGCGGTCCAGACCGGCAGGGGTGACTGGCAAAAAAAATCCCGCCTTTTGCGGCGGTGTTAAATAAAGGATACCCCGGTATGCACGGCGCGTCAAGCCGGTGCACCCGGGGCATTTTTCTTCGTCCTGGCGGGGGTTATGGGCCGCCGCGTCTGTGGCGGGTATTCATGTGACGTTCTGGCCGAGCCGCTTGCGCAGGCCGGGCAGGCGGCGTACAGGGTCCGACAGGCGCTGGTCGTGGCTGTACTCGTCGGTCTCTTCGACCTGCCAGGGCCGGTGCAGGTGCCGGGCGAGGGCGCGGACCAGGTCGGGGAAGGTCAGGGCGTCCCGGGCGTTGCTGTCGAGGTGAACGGTGCCGGTCGTGCCGTCCTGGGCGAGTGTCACAAGCGCCTGGGCCGTATCGGTCATGAAGGACGTGGCGGGAATCCACTGGCGGCTCGCGCGGATGACCCCCTGCTGCTCGTGCTGGGCGTTGAGCTGCTGAATCATGTTGTTCCCGGGCGCCGTGGGGTGAATCTGCCAGCCGATGCGCGCGACCACGGCCCTGGGGTTCGCGTCGCGAATGACCTGTTCGGTGCGGATCTTGAGTTGCCCGTAGTCGTCCAGGGCGGTGGTGGGGTCGCCGGGGTGGTGCGGGCCGTTCGGCTGATGGTGGAAGACCATGGCCGTGCTGGTGAATACGAACGGGATGCGCCGCTCGTGGGCGTACGCGGCCAGGGTGTGCGCCCAGCGTTCCGTGCCCAGGGCGAGGTGCAGGATGCCCTGGGGGTTCAGGGTGTGCAGGTGCTGGTGGGCTGCGGGGCTGTCGTCGGGCGGGGTGACGTGGCGGTTCCAGCCTGCCGCGGCGTGGCCCTGGGCGTGCAGGGCGCCGGCAATATGGGGGGCGAGGGTGCCGGTCAGGCCGGTGATGAGCCAGGGGCGGGTCATGGTGCGGAGTGTAGACGGCGTGAGGAGGCCGGGGGCCGGGGCGGCGGGTCACGGACGCGTCGTGGTGGCCTCCCTGCTGCGTCTGCCCTGCGGTTTGAGTGTTTTTTGTGGAGGGTGAGGGAAACTGATCCTGGCAGGTGAGGCCGTGCAGGGCGGTGAGCAAAAAAGCTCCTCGTCCAACTTCGCGTATTTATTACGAAGTTCAGGCCGATCATTTTATTTTAAGATTCGTTTTCTATAGTTCTCGCATCGGTCGAGTTCGCTCACCGGAAAGGACGTTACCCATGAAAAAATTCCTTATTCCTGTGATAACTGTCGCTCTTCTCGTTCCTTCCCTGGCCGGCGCCCGCGTCGGCGCGACCGGTTCGGCGACTGCCGCCGCGTCGGCCAGCGCGGCGGTGCAGGTGTCCGCCGTAGCCCTGCTGGACGCCCAGGGCCGCGTGATCGGCACGGCCAACGCAGCCGGAGAGGTCGTGTTCACCGGAGCGACCCGCGCCGTGGCGACGGCCCGCGTGACGTTCAGTGACGGCGCGCAGGAAGCGTTCCGCGTGACAGGC from Deinococcus taeanensis carries:
- the gcvH gene encoding glycine cleavage system protein GcvH; translated protein: MTNTPTELKYAASHEWLAADGTVGITDFAQDQLGDVVYVELPEVGRVVEAGETIAVVESVKTASDIYAPASGTIIAVNEDLSGSPELVNSAPYEGGWLFKLDVTGEGDLMDAAAYASANN
- the gcvP gene encoding aminomethyl-transferring glycine dehydrogenase: MTRSLTDLLQTADFTDRHIGPTDAEQAQMLATLGVSSLNELSDTTLPESIRFDGDLNVGGPVTEAQALADLKAVAAKNKVFRSYIGMGYHGTLTPGVILRNMLENPGWYTAYTPYQAEISQGRLEMLLNFQQTVMDLTAMPVCNASLLDEATAAAEAMTLAKRAGKSKGNTLYVAQDVHPQTLDVIRTRAEYFGYDIVTGPADGPLPEGTFAALVQTPGTYGDLHDLAPIAERVHDAGGLLIAATDLLASALVKPVGEMGADIVIGSAQRFGVPMGFGGPHAAFLACKNDFQRSMPGRVIGVSRDVTGRPALRMAMQTREQHIRREKATSNICTAQALLANMAAAYAVYHGPEGIRTIAQRVHRMTGILAKALGNAGLNVNEAFFDTVTFEESGDTIRERAEARGLNFRFENGRVSVSLDETVTVQDLADVIEVTTGQPADVLALDAQATDGIPSLLKRTSAFLTHPVFNTHHSEHGMLRYLKSLENKDYSLTHGMIPLGSCTMKLNATTEMIPVTWPEFGALHPFAPADQTEGYAQMLGELEAWLADITGYDAVSLQPNSGAQGEYAGLLVIRKYHEARGEAHRNVCLIPASAHGTNPASAAMMGMQVVVVKTDADGNIDMDDLKAQAEKHSANLGALMITYPSTHGVYEERVKEACDLIHQHGGQVYLDGANMNAQVGLTKPGLIGSDVSHLNLHKTFAIPHGGGGPGMGPIGVKAHLAPFLPNHAVRPTSDSATGAVSAAPYGSASILPISYLYIRLLGAHGLKKATQVALLNANYIAHHLKGAYPVLYTGRNDRVAHECIIDLRPLKQATGVTEEDVAKRLMDYGFHAPTMSFPVPGTLMIEPTESEPKAELDRFIQAMLGIRREIQDVQDELITAADSPLKHAPHTQNDLIAEDWTRAYSRETAAYPTATQKTWKYWPAVNRVDNVYGDRNFVCSCPPVEDYIEA
- a CDS encoding sugar nucleotide-binding protein, giving the protein MTRPWLITGLTGTLAPHIAGALHAQGHAAAGWNRHVTPPDDSPAAHQHLHTLNPQGILHLALGTERWAHTLAAYAHERRIPFVFTSTAMVFHHQPNGPHHPGDPTTALDDYGQLKIRTEQVIRDANPRAVVARIGWQIHPTAPGNNMIQQLNAQHEQQGVIRASRQWIPATSFMTDTAQALVTLAQDGTTGTVHLDSNARDALTFPDLVRALARHLHRPWQVEETDEYSHDQRLSDPVRRLPGLRKRLGQNVT